In Centropristis striata isolate RG_2023a ecotype Rhode Island chromosome 1, C.striata_1.0, whole genome shotgun sequence, one DNA window encodes the following:
- the jpt1a gene encoding jupiter microtubule associated homolog 1a — protein sequence MTTTTTYQGMEPGSKSSSRVLRPPGGGSNITLGADEEKPPVRKDKMASSVFAEPEDIYANRRNNPPGGKPTGVLCGESSAPLRRGGNQTTNHSADAPATDGENSVREYENSAPEPEVVAEHKEEAPLAEDPAAGVASGRRNPPGGKSSLILG from the exons ATGACGACGACCACGACATATCAAGGGATGGAGCCCGGCTCTAAAAGCAGTTCCAG GGTTTTGCGCCCTCCTGGCGGCGGCTCCAACATTACACTTGGAGCAGATGAGGAGAAGCCTCCTGTCCGGAAAGACAAGATGGCCTCCAGCGTTTTCGCTGAGCCAGAGGACATCTATGCTAATCGAAGGAACAATCCACCAG GTGGGAAGCCAACAGGTGTGCTCTGTGGTGAGTCGTCAGCCCCTCTGAGGCGAGGAGGGAACCAGACCACTAACCACTCTGCAGACGCTCCCGCAACA GATGGAGAAAATTCTGTACGCGAATATG AAAACAGCGCTCCAGAGCCTGAAGTTGTTGCAGAGCACAAAGAGGAGGCCCCTCTAGCGGAAGATCCAGCTGCAGGAGTAGCGTCCGGTCGCAGGAATCCACCTGGGGGCAAGTCCAGCCTCATTCTGGGTTGA
- the sumo2a gene encoding small ubiquitin like modifier 2a, with the protein MADEKPKEGVKTENNEHINLKVAGQDGSVVQFKIKRHTPLSKLMKAYCERQGLSMRQIRFRFDGQPINESDTPSQLEMEDEDTIDVFQQQTGGSSL; encoded by the exons atggCAGACGAAAAACCCAAG GAGGGAGTCAAGACGGAGAACAATGAGCACATCAACCTGAAGGTGGCAGGGCAGGATGGCTCAGTGGTGCAGTTCAAGATCAAAAGGCACACTCCTCTCAGCAAACTGATGAAAGCTTATTGTGAACGGCAG GGGCTGTCTATGAGGCAAATACGATTTCGATTTGACGGTCAGCCCATCAATGAATCAGACACACCCTCGCAG CTAGAAATGGAGGATGAAGATACGATTGACGTGTTCCAACAGCAAACCGGAGGCTCTTCTCTTTAA